A section of the Pseudomonas sp. FP453 genome encodes:
- a CDS encoding MerR family transcriptional regulator: MFIGRLAQLTGCTPKAIRLYEQLGLISEPQRSGRYRVYNPHHVQMVQLIRKAQTAGFKLAEMGPLIAAKNALRAFPLDLANAAVDAKRLDVQARIRELQALDVHLAGLKCQMNELFTPHTAAPRVCPDTQTLRATPAAAGAD; encoded by the coding sequence ATGTTCATCGGACGCCTCGCCCAACTCACCGGCTGCACGCCAAAAGCGATCCGCCTGTACGAACAGCTGGGGCTGATCAGCGAACCCCAGCGCAGTGGCCGCTACCGCGTGTACAACCCGCACCATGTGCAAATGGTGCAGCTGATCCGCAAGGCACAGACGGCGGGTTTCAAGCTCGCCGAGATGGGCCCGTTGATCGCCGCGAAAAACGCGCTACGCGCCTTTCCATTGGACTTGGCCAACGCTGCCGTCGATGCCAAACGCCTGGATGTGCAAGCCAGAATCCGCGAGTTGCAAGCATTGGACGTCCACCTCGCCGGGCTCAAGTGCCAGATGAATGAGCTGTTCACCCCTCATACGGCTGCCCCCCGCGTCTGTCCAGATACGCAAACGCTTCGCGCAACGCCTGCTGCGGCGGGCGCGGATTGA
- a CDS encoding NAD-dependent epimerase/dehydratase family protein codes for MLCLVTGANGHLGNTLVRALLRQGHTVRAGVRDIHQQAAFAGLACEVVYAELLDEAALGKALDGVEVLFQVAAVFKHWAKNPEADIVEPNVQGTRCVLQAASRAGVKRVVYVSSVAAVGHDGSALDETRWCEEAENAYYRSKILSEQLAWQTANALGLWMVSVLPSAMIGPNAGRLTDTLGFLQAVKDRKVPLDPGFHFNFVDVRDVANGMLLAAQKGRAGQRYILANERSSSLAELADVLGVRAPPQAPRRLLLAIAWLQERWARLTGHPAQLMRSQVRLFHGVRQEYNIDKAKAELGFNPRPPQQALREAFAYLDRRGGQPYEG; via the coding sequence ATGTTGTGTCTGGTGACGGGGGCCAATGGGCACCTGGGCAATACGCTGGTCAGGGCGCTGCTCAGGCAAGGTCACACCGTCCGTGCCGGGGTGCGCGATATCCATCAGCAGGCCGCGTTCGCAGGGCTCGCGTGTGAGGTGGTCTACGCCGAGCTGCTGGATGAGGCAGCACTAGGCAAGGCCCTCGACGGCGTCGAGGTATTGTTTCAAGTGGCGGCGGTGTTCAAGCATTGGGCGAAAAATCCCGAGGCCGATATCGTCGAGCCCAATGTGCAGGGCACACGGTGTGTGTTGCAGGCCGCCAGCCGTGCAGGGGTCAAGCGCGTGGTGTATGTCAGTTCCGTGGCAGCGGTGGGGCATGACGGTAGCGCGTTGGATGAAACCCGGTGGTGTGAGGAGGCTGAGAATGCCTACTACCGTTCGAAAATCCTCAGCGAACAGCTCGCGTGGCAAACCGCGAATGCGTTGGGGTTGTGGATGGTCTCGGTATTGCCTTCGGCAATGATCGGCCCCAACGCCGGGCGCTTGACCGATACCTTGGGTTTTTTGCAGGCGGTGAAGGATCGCAAGGTGCCGCTGGACCCAGGCTTTCACTTCAATTTTGTCGATGTGCGCGATGTCGCCAACGGCATGCTGCTCGCCGCGCAGAAGGGCCGTGCAGGCCAGCGGTATATCCTCGCCAATGAGCGCTCGTCATCGCTGGCTGAACTGGCCGATGTATTGGGTGTGCGAGCGCCGCCACAGGCGCCGCGTCGGTTGCTGCTGGCCATCGCTTGGCTGCAAGAGCGCTGGGCTCGCCTCACTGGGCATCCCGCCCAGCTGATGCGAAGTCAGGTGCGTTTGTTCCATGGTGTGCGCCAGGAATACAACATCGACAAAGCCAAGGCCGAGTTGGGATTCAATCCGCGCCCGCCGCAGCAGGCGTTGCGCGAAGCGTTTGCGTATCTGGACAGACGCGGGGGGCAGCCGTATGAGGGGTGA
- a CDS encoding GNAT family N-acetyltransferase: MIRPATAEDALCIGVLGMQVFLDTYATEGIRNAIANEALQAFSPQAITRLLAEPGIALLVAECNHHLVGFAQVKLNTGHAMIEAADVAELQRLYIQERFTGLGMGYRLLQAAEQRAALEGASLLWATVWDGNERALAFYPRRGYALLGAPTYTFQGETHGNRLFGKALGLTPA; encoded by the coding sequence ATGATTCGTCCCGCAACGGCTGAGGACGCGCTGTGTATCGGCGTGCTGGGCATGCAGGTCTTCCTCGACACCTACGCCACCGAAGGCATCCGCAATGCGATCGCCAATGAGGCGCTGCAAGCGTTCTCGCCGCAGGCCATCACGCGGCTGCTGGCTGAGCCTGGCATTGCGTTGCTGGTTGCCGAGTGCAACCACCACCTGGTTGGCTTCGCCCAGGTCAAACTCAACACCGGTCACGCGATGATTGAGGCGGCGGATGTTGCCGAGCTGCAGCGCCTGTATATCCAGGAGCGTTTTACCGGGTTGGGCATGGGCTACCGCCTGCTGCAAGCCGCCGAACAACGCGCTGCACTGGAGGGTGCCTCATTGCTGTGGGCCACCGTATGGGACGGCAATGAGCGCGCGCTGGCGTTCTACCCTCGGCGCGGCTACGCGCTGTTGGGCGCGCCGACCTACACCTTCCAGGGCGAGACCCACGGCAATCGGCTGTTTGGCAAAGCCCTGGGCCTGACGCCCGCTTGA
- a CDS encoding YgcG family protein, whose translation MWLIVRQSVFSLLALVCIGLSGAAQADTSPIGVALDQRVIDLTNTLDAGTTTRLKDQLAALEQRKGAQVAVLLVPSLGGASLEDYANQLFRAWKLGRKDINDGILLLVAKDDRKVRIEVGYGLEGTVTDLLSHRIIEEHVTPAFRQGDYAGGVSLAVNDLIVLVDGGDLPDVAGPATGPRALAVLLAFVLGALGGVLLAAGKLHWRRALIATVAATVLLTIFSGGQAWPLSLLLMPLTMLIGGATFGALWLARTVFYCVLGLLAYILGLVVADQHYADVNFIHWLVYPLAALAVLGLYLILLVLMKDAWKQSRAGFVARLLAAVAVYGAAVYVLDMGRNGWLFAFPIASFAALCIFGKVGTGSGSGSAGGSSSGSSRSSSSSSGGGGSSGGGGASGSW comes from the coding sequence ATGTGGTTGATTGTGCGGCAATCCGTTTTCAGCTTGCTGGCGTTGGTCTGCATAGGCCTGTCGGGCGCCGCCCAGGCGGACACTTCGCCGATTGGCGTGGCCCTTGATCAGCGGGTGATCGACCTCACCAACACCCTGGACGCCGGCACCACCACCCGTCTGAAAGACCAGCTCGCCGCCCTCGAGCAGCGCAAAGGCGCGCAGGTCGCCGTGCTGCTGGTGCCCAGCCTCGGCGGCGCCAGCCTCGAAGACTATGCGAACCAACTGTTCCGTGCCTGGAAGCTGGGGCGCAAGGACATCAATGACGGCATCCTGCTGCTGGTGGCCAAGGATGACCGCAAGGTGCGCATCGAAGTGGGCTACGGTCTTGAAGGCACCGTCACCGACTTGCTGAGCCATCGCATCATCGAAGAACACGTCACCCCGGCGTTTCGCCAGGGCGACTACGCGGGCGGTGTGAGCCTCGCCGTCAATGACTTGATCGTGCTGGTGGACGGCGGCGACTTGCCAGATGTGGCGGGGCCGGCGACCGGGCCGCGGGCGCTGGCGGTGTTGCTGGCGTTTGTTCTGGGCGCCCTTGGCGGCGTGCTACTCGCCGCTGGCAAGCTGCATTGGCGTCGCGCCCTGATCGCGACCGTGGCGGCCACGGTGCTGCTGACGATTTTCAGCGGTGGGCAGGCCTGGCCGTTGTCCCTGCTGCTCATGCCGCTGACGATGCTGATCGGCGGCGCCACCTTTGGTGCGTTGTGGCTGGCGCGCACGGTGTTCTACTGCGTGCTCGGGTTGCTGGCCTACATCCTCGGGCTGGTGGTGGCTGATCAACACTATGCCGACGTCAACTTCATCCACTGGCTGGTGTATCCGCTGGCGGCGCTGGCTGTGCTGGGGTTGTACCTGATCCTGTTGGTGCTCATGAAAGACGCCTGGAAACAGAGCCGCGCAGGTTTTGTCGCACGGTTGCTGGCGGCCGTGGCGGTGTATGGCGCGGCCGTGTATGTGCTGGACATGGGCCGTAACGGCTGGTTGTTCGCGTTCCCCATCGCCTCGTTTGCGGCGTTGTGTATTTTTGGCAAGGTCGGCACGGGGTCGGGGTCGGGTTCTGCCGGTGGGTCAAGCTCGGGTTCCAGCCGCTCCAGCAGCAGCTCGTCGGGCGGTGGTGGTTCGAGTGGTGGCGGTGGCGCTTCGGGGAGTTGGTAA
- a CDS encoding alpha/beta fold hydrolase has product MDLRHRNNVSVMGNGASTLVFSHGFGCNQAMWNYLAPQFGARFRVVMYDLVGAGLSDLNAFDKAKYSTLEGYARDLNEIIQAFAVGPVILVSHSVSAMIATLSDRQAPGRIAAHVMIGPSPRYIDADGYVGGFKRSDIDDLLDTLDSNYLGWSSAMAPVIMGAPGQPALSDELADSFCRTEPEIAKQFARVTFMSDNRQDVAGLSTPVLILQSSDDLIAPVVVGEYLHSVLPNSTYCLVDNVGHCPHMSAPQACTAAMDTFLAPWAALHAG; this is encoded by the coding sequence ATGGACCTACGCCACCGCAACAACGTCAGTGTGATGGGCAATGGCGCCTCGACCCTGGTGTTCTCCCACGGTTTCGGTTGCAACCAGGCCATGTGGAACTACCTGGCGCCGCAGTTTGGCGCACGCTTTCGCGTGGTGATGTATGACCTGGTCGGCGCCGGCCTGTCGGACCTCAATGCGTTCGACAAGGCCAAGTACAGCACGCTGGAAGGTTACGCCCGCGACTTGAACGAGATCATCCAGGCCTTTGCGGTGGGCCCGGTGATTCTGGTCAGCCACTCGGTCAGCGCCATGATCGCCACCCTCTCCGACCGCCAGGCCCCCGGGCGTATCGCCGCCCATGTGATGATCGGCCCGTCGCCGCGCTATATCGATGCCGACGGTTATGTCGGCGGCTTCAAGCGCAGCGATATCGACGACCTGCTCGATACCCTCGACAGCAACTACCTCGGCTGGTCCAGCGCGATGGCGCCAGTGATCATGGGCGCGCCCGGGCAACCGGCGTTGAGCGACGAACTGGCCGACAGCTTCTGCCGCACTGAACCGGAGATCGCCAAGCAATTTGCGCGGGTAACGTTCATGTCGGACAACCGCCAGGACGTCGCAGGCCTGAGCACCCCGGTACTGATCCTGCAATCGAGCGACGACCTGATCGCTCCGGTTGTCGTCGGTGAATACCTGCACAGCGTGCTGCCCAACAGCACCTATTGCCTGGTCGACAACGTCGGCCATTGCCCGCACATGAGTGCGCCACAGGCGTGTACCGCCGCGATGGACACCTTCCTTGCGCCGTGGGCCGCCCTCCATGCCGGCTAA
- a CDS encoding PAS domain-containing sensor histidine kinase yields MPAKLFDSAACALAVTAQDGAILQANARFCEWLGFSAAELYGRRFQDLLTMGGRIFHQTHLAPMLRLRGSVTEVKLEMLHRDGHKVTVLLNGLKREHADGVVYDLALFGTTDRDKYERELLNARNLAEALLQEKTATELALKSAQAELSEAYAIAQRRALFAEQMVAIVSHDLKNPLTAIRMASDFLSRGERSAKERQLLGHIAQSSERAQRMIADLLDFTQARVGHGISIKVAPLDLHAVTQQAVDELRVAFPKATLEHHAVGSGDASLDADRVQQIIGNLVANSVAYGDLQRPITVTSQLGDGGCTVSVHNHGAVIPETLLDGLFEPMTRGTEQGSDVRSVGLGLYIVRELARVHGGDVAVRSTVQDGTLFSVRFVPGGL; encoded by the coding sequence ATGCCGGCTAAGCTGTTCGACAGCGCCGCCTGCGCTCTCGCCGTCACCGCGCAAGACGGTGCGATCCTGCAAGCCAACGCGCGGTTCTGTGAATGGCTGGGGTTCAGCGCCGCCGAACTCTACGGCCGGCGCTTCCAGGACCTGCTGACCATGGGCGGACGAATCTTCCACCAGACCCACCTGGCACCGATGCTGCGCCTGCGCGGCAGTGTGACCGAAGTGAAGCTGGAGATGCTGCACCGCGACGGGCACAAGGTGACCGTGCTGCTCAATGGCCTCAAGCGCGAGCATGCGGATGGCGTGGTCTACGACCTGGCCCTGTTCGGCACCACCGACCGCGACAAGTACGAGCGTGAACTGCTCAACGCCCGCAACCTGGCCGAAGCGCTCTTGCAGGAAAAGACCGCCACCGAACTCGCCCTCAAGAGCGCCCAGGCCGAACTGAGCGAGGCCTATGCCATCGCCCAGCGCCGCGCGCTGTTTGCCGAGCAGATGGTGGCGATCGTCAGCCATGACTTGAAGAACCCGCTCACGGCAATCCGCATGGCTTCGGACTTCCTCAGCCGAGGCGAACGCAGTGCCAAGGAGCGCCAGTTGCTGGGGCATATCGCCCAGTCCTCCGAACGTGCCCAACGCATGATCGCCGACCTGCTGGACTTCACCCAGGCCCGCGTCGGCCACGGCATCAGCATCAAGGTGGCGCCACTCGACCTGCACGCCGTAACCCAGCAGGCCGTGGATGAGTTGCGCGTGGCCTTCCCCAAGGCCACCCTGGAACATCACGCCGTGGGCAGTGGCGACGCCAGCCTGGACGCCGACCGCGTGCAGCAGATCATCGGCAACCTGGTGGCCAACAGCGTGGCGTATGGCGACCTGCAACGGCCCATCACCGTGACTTCGCAATTGGGCGATGGCGGTTGCACCGTGTCCGTGCACAACCATGGCGCGGTGATTCCCGAGACACTGTTGGACGGGCTGTTCGAGCCCATGACCCGCGGCACTGAACAAGGCAGCGACGTGCGCAGCGTGGGCCTGGGGCTGTATATCGTGCGGGAGTTGGCCAGGGTGCATGGCGGCGATGTGGCGGTGAGGTCTACCGTGCAAGACGGCACGTTGTTCAGTGTGCGTTTTGTGCCTGGCGGGCTTTAG
- the dapF gene encoding diaminopimelate epimerase, translating into MPLPFVKMHAHGDDFIIIDRRGQADPITAQIARRLGNRHTGIGFNQLAVVLDCDDAAARIKFWNPNGTPLQTCGSATRGVADRLMQETGSDSIVLRTDRGLLTCVRASGRQVSVNMGEPSLDWAAVPLAEAMDTRTLPLEGEPAACSMGNPHCTFFVDDITAVDVAAVGPALEQHPLFPAKTNVHFVQVLDRGHIRLRIWERGGGVPLGSGSCCCGAVVNGIRRGLLDARVQVHCDGGRVTVEWAGEGGVVLTGSVEPVMQGSVFGIG; encoded by the coding sequence ATGCCCTTGCCGTTCGTAAAAATGCACGCCCACGGCGACGACTTCATCATCATCGACCGCCGTGGCCAGGCCGACCCGATCACCGCGCAAATCGCCCGCCGCCTGGGCAACCGCCATACCGGTATCGGCTTCAACCAGCTGGCCGTGGTCCTCGATTGCGACGATGCGGCGGCGCGGATCAAGTTCTGGAACCCCAACGGCACGCCACTGCAAACCTGCGGCAGTGCCACCCGTGGCGTGGCGGATCGCCTGATGCAGGAAACCGGCAGCGACTCGATTGTGCTGCGCACCGACCGCGGCTTGTTGACCTGCGTGCGGGCGTCGGGGCGCCAGGTGTCGGTCAACATGGGCGAGCCGTCGCTGGACTGGGCGGCTGTGCCGCTGGCCGAGGCCATGGATACCCGCACCTTGCCGCTCGAAGGTGAGCCGGCGGCGTGCAGTATGGGCAATCCGCATTGCACGTTTTTTGTCGACGACATAACGGCTGTCGACGTGGCGGCGGTGGGGCCGGCGCTGGAACAGCATCCATTGTTTCCGGCCAAGACCAATGTGCATTTCGTGCAGGTGCTGGACCGTGGGCACATCCGCCTGCGCATCTGGGAGCGCGGCGGGGGTGTGCCGCTGGGGTCGGGGTCGTGTTGTTGTGGGGCAGTGGTCAATGGCATCCGCCGTGGCTTGCTGGATGCCAGGGTTCAGGTGCACTGCGATGGCGGTAGGGTGACGGTGGAGTGGGCGGGCGAGGGGGGGGTGGTGTTGACGGGGAGTGTGGAGCCGGTGATGCAGGGTAGTGTGTTTGGCATCGGATGA